In Pseudophryne corroboree isolate aPseCor3 chromosome 3, aPseCor3.hap2, whole genome shotgun sequence, a genomic segment contains:
- the CHD4 gene encoding chromodomain-helicase-DNA-binding protein 4 isoform X6 yields the protein MVEIEVMLNSGLHPDDDDLDEDLSDVETPKVKKKKKPKKPRESKVTKGKRQKKEDVDDSSGEGNDFGEDDGGLARSDSEGSDYTPGKKKKKKLSQKKEKKMKVKREEEEDDDDDSKEPKSSGQLLEDWGMEDIDHVFTEDDYRTLTNYKAFSQFVRPLIAAKNPKIAVSKMMMVLGAKWREFSTNNPLKGSSGASVAAAAAAAVAVVESMVASTEVTIPPPPPAEVPLRKAKTKEGKGPNARKKPKIVRPPETKKTKAKKVAPLKIKLAGFGSKRKRSSSEEEDLDVDSDYDEGSMNSLSVSDGSTSKSSRSRKRLKAAKKKKKGEEEPIPGGIDGYETDHQDYCEVCQQGGEIILCDTCPRAYHMVCLDPDMDKAPEGKWSCPHCEKEGVQWEAKEDISECDEDLDETVGDPEEEDHHMEFCRVCKDGGELLCCDACPSSYHIHCLNPPLPEIPNGEWLCPRCTCPSLKGKIQKILIWKWGQPPSPSSTHKLADPTAILKPLEGRPEREFFVKWQGMSYLHCSWVTELQLELHCQVMFRNYQRKNDMDEPPAGDYGVDEEEKSRKRKNKDPKYLEMEEKFYRYGIKPEWMMIHRVLNHSVDKKGNVHYLIKWRDLQYDQASWEMEDVDIQDYDMYKQGYWNHRELMCGDEGRPGKKAKKLKLRKLERPPDTPTVDPTVKYDRQQDYLDITGGTLHPYQLEGLNWLRFSWAQGTDTILADEMGLGKTVQTAVFLYSLYKEGHSKGPFLVSAPLSTIINWEREFEMWAPDMYVVTYVGDKDSRAVIRENEFSFEDNAIRGGKKASRMKKEASVKFHVLLTSYELITIDMAVLGSIDWACLVVDEAHRLKNNQSKFFRVLNGYSLQHKLLLTGTPLQNNLEELFHLLNFLTPERFNNLEGFLEEFADIAKEDQIKKLHDMLGPHMLRRLKADVFKNMPSKTELIVRVELSPMQKKYYKFILTRNFEALNTRGGGNQVSLLNVVMDLKKCCNHPYLFPVAAMEAPKMPNGMYDGSALIRGAGKLLLLQKMLRKLKDDGHRVLIFSQMTKMLDLLEDFLEHEGYKYERIDGGITGNMRQEAIDRFNAPGAQQFCFLLSTRAGGLGINLATADTVIIYDSDWNPHNDIQAFSRAHRIGQNKKVMIYRFVTRASVEERITQVAKKKMMLTHLVVRPGLGSKTGSMSKQELDDILKFGTEELFKDEATEGGENKEGEDISVIHYDDKAISRLLDRNQDEIEDTEIQGMNEYLSSFKVAQYVVREEEMADEEEVVREIIKQEESVDPDYWEKLLRHHYEQQQEDLARNLGKGKRIRKQVNYNDGSQEDRDWQDDQSDNQSDYSVASEEGDEDFDERSEARRPNRKGLRNDKDKPLPPLLARVGGNIEVLGFNARQRKAFLNAIMRYGMPPQDAFTTQWLVRDLRGKSEKEFKAYVSLFMRHLCEPGADGAETFADGVPREGLSRQHVLTRIGVMSLIRKKVQEFEHVNGRWSMPELAESEENKKTSPIDSPSPKTPTPSTPGDTQPNTPAPPVANEEGVKPEEGAIKEESAEPEVKAPEENSESTPPVPETRSPPAAQTEVKPEEAETPAPEKPPAPEKPPAVEPVEPEPKAEPEKVDEVITVDDKKDEEKPVALQNGETPKEATEEKIRKAAATKQRFMFNIADGGFTELHSLWQNEERAATVTKKTYEIWHRRHDYWLLSGIINHGYARWQDIQNDVRYAILNEPFKGEVNRGNFLEIKNKFLARRFKLLEQALVIEEQLRRAAYLNMSEDPSHPSMALNTRFAEVECLAESHQHLSKESMAGNKPANAVLHKVLKQLEELLSDMKADVTRLPATIARIPPVAVRLQMSERNILSRLASRGGEPQPQQQMAQQ from the exons ACGATGACGATTTGGACGAGGATCTGTCTGATGTGGAAACTCctaaagtaaagaaaaaaaagaaacccaaaaAACCTCGTGAATCCAAAGTAACCAAGGGGAAGAGACAGAAAAAGGAG GATGTAGATGACAGCTCAGGCGAAGGGAATGATTTTGGGGAAGATGACGGGGGCCTTGCACGTTCCGATAGTGAGGGCAGTGATTACACACCtggtaagaagaagaagaaaaagttgTCACAGAAGAAGGAAAAGAAAATGAAGGTGAAGCGAGAAGAGGAGGAAGATGACGATGATGATTCTAAA GAACCAAAGTCTTCAGGGCAACTTTTAGAAGACTGGGGGATGGAAGATATCGATCATGTGTTCACGGAGGATGACTACAGAACTCTGACTAACTACAAGGCTTTCAGTCAGTTCGTCAG GCCTCTCATAGCAGCGAAGAACCCTAAAATCGCTGTCTCTAAGATGATGATGGTTCTAGGAGCTAAGTGGAGAGAGTTCAGTACCAACAATCCCCTGAAGGGCAGCTCCGGAGCATCTgtggctgctgcagccgctgccgcTGTGGCCGTGGTTGAAAGTATGGTCGCTTCTACTGAGGTAACGATCCCACCTCCACCACCAGCTGAAGTTCCCCTGCGCAAGGCAAAGACGAAGGAAGGAAAAG gaccCAATGCCAGGAAGAAACCAAAGATTGTCCGGCCCCCAGAGACTAAGAAAACTAAAGCCAAGAAAGTGGCCCCTTTGAAGATCAAACTTGCGGGCTTTGGTTCAAAACGCAAGCGCTCCTCT AGCGAGGAGGAGGACCTCGACGTGGACTCTGACTATGACGAAGGCAGCATGAACAGCTTGTCCGTATCTGATGGATCCACCAGCAAGAGCAGCCGAAGCCGCAAGAGACTAAAGGCCgccaagaagaaaaagaaag GTGAAGAGGAACCAATACCTGGTGGCATAGATGGCTACGAGACAGACCACCAAGACTATTGCGAGGTTTGTCAGCAAGGGGGAGAGATCATCTTGTGTGACACATGTCCCCGAGCTTACCATATGGTTTGCCTAGACCCAGACATGGACAAAGCGCCTGAGGGCAAATGGAGTTGTCCTCATTGC GAAAAAGAGGGAGTGCAGTGGGAGGCCAAAGAGGATATCTCTGAGTGCGATGAGGATTTGGATGAGACTGTAGGCGACCCTGAAGAGGAGGACCACCATATGGAGTTCTGTCGTGTCTGTAAAGATGGAGGGGAACTACTTTGTTGTGACGCCTGTCCCTCATCCTATCATATTCATTGTCTAAATCCACCACTGCCTGAGATACCCAATGGAGAGTGGCTGTGTCCTCGGTGCACC TGCCCTTCCCTTAAGGGTAAAATCCAGAAGATATTGATATGGAAATGGGGACAGCCACCTTCTCCCTCTTCAACGCACAAACTAGCAGATCCCACAGCTATTCTAAAGCCTTTGGAAGGGCGTCCAGAGCGAGAGTTTTTTGTAAAGTGGCAGGGGATGTCCTATCTGCACTGCTCTTGGGTTACCGAACTGCAG TTGGAGCTGCACTGTCAAGTGATGTTCAGGAACTACCAGCGGAAAAACGACATGGACGAGCCTCCTGCTGGGGATTACGGAGTAGACGAAGAAGAAAAGAGCCGCAAAAGAAAAAATAAAGATCCAAAGTATCTGGAGATGGAGGAGAAATTCTATCGTTATGGCATCAAGCCGGAGTGGATGATGATTCATCGAGTCTTGAACCACAG TGTTGACAAGAAGGGAAATGTCCATTACCTGATCAAGTGGAGGGACCTTCAATATGACCAGGCATCCTGGGAGATGGAAGATGTAGACATTCAGGATTATGACATGTACAAACAGGGCTACTGGAACCACAG GGAGCTGATgtgtggagatgaaggacggccTGGTAAAAAGGCGAAGAAACTTAAATTAAGGAAACTTGAGCGACCACCAGACACCCCAACCGTTGAT CCCACAGTGAAGTATGATCGGCAGCAAGACTACTTGGACATAACCGGAGGCACACTGCATCCGTACCAGCTAGAGGGATTAAATTGGCTGCGTTTCTCATGGGCACAGGGCACAGACACCATTCTCGCTGATGAAATGGGGCTGGGAAAAACCGTTCAGACCGCAGTATTCTTGTATTCTCTTTATAAAGAG GGTCACTCCAAAGGTCCATTCTTGGTCAGTGCCCCACTCTCCACCATCATTAACTGGGAGCGAGAGTTTGAAATGTGGGCCCCTGACATGTATGTTGTCACATATGTCGGAGACAAGGACAGCCGTGCGGTCATTCGGGAGAACGAGTTTTCGTTTGAAGACAATGCCATCCGTGGCGGCAAGAAAGCCTCACGTATGAAG AAAGAGGCATCGGTGAAGTTTCATGTGCTGCTCACTTCCTACGAACTTATTACCATCGACATGGCTGTCCTGGGATCCATAGACTGGGCCTGTCTGGTGGTTGATGAAGCTCATCGTCTGAAAAACAACCAGTCCAAA TTTTTCAGAGTCCTGAATGGATACAGTCTTCAGCACAAGCTGCTCCTGACCGGAACCCCTCTGCAAAACAATCTCGAGGAATTGTTCCACTTGCTCAATTTCTTGACTCCAGAGCGATTCAA TAACCTGGAGGGTTTCTTGGAGGAATTTGCAGACATTGCGAAGGAAGATCAAATCAAGAAGCTCCACGACATGTTGGGTCCTCACATGCTGAGAAGATTGAAGGCTGATGTCTTCAAGAACATGCCTTCGAAGACTGAGCTGATTGTCCGTGTGGAGCTTAGCCCCATGCAGAA GAAATATTACAAGTTCATCCTCACTAGAAACTTTGAAGCTCTAAACACTCGAGGAGGTGGCAACCAAGTGTCTCTGCTCAATGTGGTGATGGACCTCAAGAAATGCTGCAACCACCCATATCTCTTCCCAGTAGCTGCTATG gaaGCACCCAAGATGCCCAATGGAATGTATGATGGTAGCGCCCTCATCAGAGGAGCCGGgaagttactgctgctgcagaagaTGTTGAGGAAGCTGAAGGATGATGgacacagagtgctcatcttctcccaG ATGACCAAGATGTTAGACTTGTTGGAAGACTTCCTTGAGCATGAGGGGTATAAATATGAGCGAATAGATGGAGGAATTACTGGAAACATGCGACAAGAGGCCATTGATCGATTTAATG CTCCTGGTGCCCAGCAGTTCTGTTTCCTCCTGTCCACCCGTGCTGGAGGTTTGGGAATTAATCTGGCCACAGCAGACACTGTGATCATTTATGACTCTGATTGGAATCCTCACAACGATATTCAG GCTTTCAGCAGAGCTCACCGTATTGGACAAAACAAAAAGGTCATGATCTACCGGTTTGTGACTCGCGCCTCGGTAGAAGAGAGGATCACTCAGGTAGCCAAAAAGAAGATGATGCTCACTCATTTAGTCGTACGACCGGGTCTCGGCTCCAAAACCGGCTCCATGTCGAAGCAGGAACTGGACGACATCCTGAAGTTTGGTACTGAAGAGCTTTTCAAGGATGAAGCCACAGAAG GTGGTGAAAACAAGGAGGGTGAGGACATCAGCGTCATTCACTATGATGACAAAGCCATATCTAGACTGCTTGACAGGAACCAGGATGAGATAGAAGACACCGAAATACAAGGAATGAATGAGTATCTGAGTTCCTTTAAAGTGGCGCAATACGTTGTCCGAGAGGAAGAGATGGCA GATGAAGAGGAGGTAGTTCGTGAGATCATCAAGCAGGAGGAGAGCGTGGATCCCGACTACTGGGAGAAGCTTCTCCGACACCACTACGAGCAACAACAGGAAGACTTGGCTCGGAATCTGGGTAAAGGAAAGAGAATTCGTAAGCAAGTTAACTACAATGATGGCAGCCAAGAGGACAGAG ACTGGCAGGATGATCAGTCCGATAACCAATCGGATTATTCTGTGGCGTCCGAAGAAGGAGATGAAGATTTCGATGAGCGCTCAGAGG CTCGTCGGCCTAACAGAAAAGGTTTGCGGAACGATAAGGATAAACCTCTTCCACCGCTCCTGGCTCGTGTTGGAGGCAACATTGAG GTACTAGGTTTCAATGCCCGGCAGCGAAAGGCTTTCCTGAACGCCATTATGCGTTATGGCATGCCACCGCAGGATGCTTTCACTACCCAATGGCTCGTCAGAGATCTGCGCGGGAAGTCAGAGAAGGAATTTAA GGCATATGTGTCACTGTTCATGCGTCATCTGTGTGAGCCAGGAGCAGATGGAGCGGAAACCTTTGCAGATGGAGTCCCGAGAGAAGGTCTCTCTCGCCAGCATGTATTAACAAGAATTGGTGTAATGTCTCTCATTCGTAAGAAG GTTCAAGAATTTGAGCACGTTAATGGGCGCTGGAGTATGCCGGAACTTGCCGAGTCCGAGGAGAACAAGAAAACCTCTCCAATCGACTCTCCCTCTCCCAAAACTCCCACCCCATCAACGCCAGGAGACACGCAGCCTAATACCCCAGCTCCACCTGTAGCAAATG AAGAGGGTGTGAAACCTGAAGAGGGGGCCAtaaaggaggaaagtgcagaacctGAAGTGAAAGCTCCTGAGGAAAACAGTGAG AGCACCCCACCGGTACCAGAGACCCGTTCTCCTCCGGCCGCTCAGACGGAGGTGAAGCCAGAGGAGGCTGAGACTCCGGCTCCGGAGAAGCCTCCAGCTCCGGAGAAGCCTCCAGCAGTGGAACCCGTGGAGCCTGAACCGAAAG CAGAGCCAGAGAAAGTGGATGAAGTGATCACTGTTGATGACAAGAAAG ATGAGGAGAAGCCAGTTGCATTACAGAATGGAGAAACGCCTAAAGAAGCCACAGAGGAGAAGATTAGGAAAGCTGCAGCCACTAAGCAAAGATTCATGTTCAACATCGCAGATGGTGGCTTCACAG AGCTCCATTCCTTATGGCAGAACGAAGAGAGAGCCGCAACCGTTACCAAGAAGACGTACGAGATCTGGCACCGAAGGCACGATTACTGGCTGTTGTCCGGTATTATAAA CCATGGCTATGCACGCTGGCAGGACATCCAGAACGACGTGCGATACGCCATCCTCAACGAACCCTTCAAAGGTGAAGTAAATCGGGGCAACTTCCTGGAGATCAAAAACAAGTTTCTAGCCCGGCGGTTTAAA CTTCTTGAACAGGCACTTGTCATAGAGGAGCAGCTGAGACGAGCTGCGTATCTCAACATGTCCGAAGATCCCTCCCACCCATCCATGGCTCTGAATACGAGGTTCGCAGAGGTGGAGTGTTTGGCAGAAAGTCACCAGCACTTATCTAAAGAGTCTATGGCGGGGAACAAGCCAGCAAATGCCGTTCTACACAAAG tacttaagcagttggaagaactgTTGAGTGATATGAAGGCAGATGTTACCCGACTCCCAGCTACCATTGCCCGAATTCCTCCCGTGGCTGTCCGACTGCAAATGTCAGAGCGGAACATTTTGAGCCGACTGGCAAGCCGAGGCGGAGAACCCCAACCCCAGCAG CAGATGGCTCAGCAATAA
- the CHD4 gene encoding chromodomain-helicase-DNA-binding protein 4 isoform X5, protein MVEIEVMLNSGLHPDDDDLDEDLSDVETPKVKKKKKPKKPRESKVTKGKRQKKEDVDDSSGEGNDFGEDDGGLARSDSEGSDYTPGKKKKKKLSQKKEKKMKVKREEEEDDDDDSKEPKSSGQLLEDWGMEDIDHVFTEDDYRTLTNYKAFSQFVRPLIAAKNPKIAVSKMMMVLGAKWREFSTNNPLKGSSGASVAAAAAAAVAVVESMVASTEVTIPPPPPAEVPLRKAKTKEGKGPNARKKPKIVRPPETKKTKAKKVAPLKIKLAGFGSKRKRSSSEEEDLDVDSDYDEGSMNSLSVSDGSTSKSSRSRKRLKAAKKKKKGEEEPIPGGIDGYETDHQDYCEEKEGVQWEAKEDISECDEDLDETVGDPEEEDHHMEFCRVCKDGGELLCCDACPSSYHIHCLNPPLPEIPNGEWLCPRCTCPSLKGKIQKILIWKWGQPPSPSSTHKLADPTAILKPLEGRPEREFFVKWQGMSYLHCSWVTELQLELHCQVMFRNYQRKNDMDEPPAGDYGVDEEEKSRKRKNKDPKYLEMEEKFYRYGIKPEWMMIHRVLNHSVDKKGNVHYLIKWRDLQYDQASWEMEDVDIQDYDMYKQGYWNHRELMCGDEGRPGKKAKKLKLRKLERPPDTPTVDPTVKYDRQQDYLDITGGTLHPYQLEGLNWLRFSWAQGTDTILADEMGLGKTVQTAVFLYSLYKEGHSKGPFLVSAPLSTIINWEREFEMWAPDMYVVTYVGDKDSRAVIRENEFSFEDNAIRGGKKASRMKKEASVKFHVLLTSYELITIDMAVLGSIDWACLVVDEAHRLKNNQSKFFRVLNGYSLQHKLLLTGTPLQNNLEELFHLLNFLTPERFNNLEGFLEEFADIAKEDQIKKLHDMLGPHMLRRLKADVFKNMPSKTELIVRVELSPMQKKYYKFILTRNFEALNTRGGGNQVSLLNVVMDLKKCCNHPYLFPVAAMEAPKMPNGMYDGSALIRGAGKLLLLQKMLRKLKDDGHRVLIFSQMTKMLDLLEDFLEHEGYKYERIDGGITGNMRQEAIDRFNAPGAQQFCFLLSTRAGGLGINLATADTVIIYDSDWNPHNDIQAFSRAHRIGQNKKVMIYRFVTRASVEERITQVAKKKMMLTHLVVRPGLGSKTGSMSKQELDDILKFGTEELFKDEATEGGENKEGEDISVIHYDDKAISRLLDRNQDEIEDTEIQGMNEYLSSFKVAQYVVREEEMADEEEVVREIIKQEESVDPDYWEKLLRHHYEQQQEDLARNLGKGKRIRKQVNYNDGSQEDRDWQDDQSDNQSDYSVASEEGDEDFDERSEAARRPNRKGLRNDKDKPLPPLLARVGGNIEVLGFNARQRKAFLNAIMRYGMPPQDAFTTQWLVRDLRGKSEKEFKAYVSLFMRHLCEPGADGAETFADGVPREGLSRQHVLTRIGVMSLIRKKVQEFEHVNGRWSMPELAESEENKKTSPIDSPSPKTPTPSTPGDTQPNTPAPPVANEEGVKPEEGAIKEESAEPEVKAPEENSESTPPVPETRSPPAAQTEVKPEEAETPAPEKPPAPEKPPAVEPVEPEPKAEPEKVDEVITVDDKKDEEKPVALQNGETPKEATEEKIRKAAATKQRFMFNIADGGFTELHSLWQNEERAATVTKKTYEIWHRRHDYWLLSGIINHGYARWQDIQNDVRYAILNEPFKGEVNRGNFLEIKNKFLARRFKLLEQALVIEEQLRRAAYLNMSEDPSHPSMALNTRFAEVECLAESHQHLSKESMAGNKPANAVLHKGILKQLEELLSDMKADVTRLPATIARIPPVAVRLQMSERNILSRLASRGGEPQPQQQMAQQ, encoded by the exons ACGATGACGATTTGGACGAGGATCTGTCTGATGTGGAAACTCctaaagtaaagaaaaaaaagaaacccaaaaAACCTCGTGAATCCAAAGTAACCAAGGGGAAGAGACAGAAAAAGGAG GATGTAGATGACAGCTCAGGCGAAGGGAATGATTTTGGGGAAGATGACGGGGGCCTTGCACGTTCCGATAGTGAGGGCAGTGATTACACACCtggtaagaagaagaagaaaaagttgTCACAGAAGAAGGAAAAGAAAATGAAGGTGAAGCGAGAAGAGGAGGAAGATGACGATGATGATTCTAAA GAACCAAAGTCTTCAGGGCAACTTTTAGAAGACTGGGGGATGGAAGATATCGATCATGTGTTCACGGAGGATGACTACAGAACTCTGACTAACTACAAGGCTTTCAGTCAGTTCGTCAG GCCTCTCATAGCAGCGAAGAACCCTAAAATCGCTGTCTCTAAGATGATGATGGTTCTAGGAGCTAAGTGGAGAGAGTTCAGTACCAACAATCCCCTGAAGGGCAGCTCCGGAGCATCTgtggctgctgcagccgctgccgcTGTGGCCGTGGTTGAAAGTATGGTCGCTTCTACTGAGGTAACGATCCCACCTCCACCACCAGCTGAAGTTCCCCTGCGCAAGGCAAAGACGAAGGAAGGAAAAG gaccCAATGCCAGGAAGAAACCAAAGATTGTCCGGCCCCCAGAGACTAAGAAAACTAAAGCCAAGAAAGTGGCCCCTTTGAAGATCAAACTTGCGGGCTTTGGTTCAAAACGCAAGCGCTCCTCT AGCGAGGAGGAGGACCTCGACGTGGACTCTGACTATGACGAAGGCAGCATGAACAGCTTGTCCGTATCTGATGGATCCACCAGCAAGAGCAGCCGAAGCCGCAAGAGACTAAAGGCCgccaagaagaaaaagaaag GTGAAGAGGAACCAATACCTGGTGGCATAGATGGCTACGAGACAGACCACCAAGACTATTGCGAG GAAAAAGAGGGAGTGCAGTGGGAGGCCAAAGAGGATATCTCTGAGTGCGATGAGGATTTGGATGAGACTGTAGGCGACCCTGAAGAGGAGGACCACCATATGGAGTTCTGTCGTGTCTGTAAAGATGGAGGGGAACTACTTTGTTGTGACGCCTGTCCCTCATCCTATCATATTCATTGTCTAAATCCACCACTGCCTGAGATACCCAATGGAGAGTGGCTGTGTCCTCGGTGCACC TGCCCTTCCCTTAAGGGTAAAATCCAGAAGATATTGATATGGAAATGGGGACAGCCACCTTCTCCCTCTTCAACGCACAAACTAGCAGATCCCACAGCTATTCTAAAGCCTTTGGAAGGGCGTCCAGAGCGAGAGTTTTTTGTAAAGTGGCAGGGGATGTCCTATCTGCACTGCTCTTGGGTTACCGAACTGCAG TTGGAGCTGCACTGTCAAGTGATGTTCAGGAACTACCAGCGGAAAAACGACATGGACGAGCCTCCTGCTGGGGATTACGGAGTAGACGAAGAAGAAAAGAGCCGCAAAAGAAAAAATAAAGATCCAAAGTATCTGGAGATGGAGGAGAAATTCTATCGTTATGGCATCAAGCCGGAGTGGATGATGATTCATCGAGTCTTGAACCACAG TGTTGACAAGAAGGGAAATGTCCATTACCTGATCAAGTGGAGGGACCTTCAATATGACCAGGCATCCTGGGAGATGGAAGATGTAGACATTCAGGATTATGACATGTACAAACAGGGCTACTGGAACCACAG GGAGCTGATgtgtggagatgaaggacggccTGGTAAAAAGGCGAAGAAACTTAAATTAAGGAAACTTGAGCGACCACCAGACACCCCAACCGTTGAT CCCACAGTGAAGTATGATCGGCAGCAAGACTACTTGGACATAACCGGAGGCACACTGCATCCGTACCAGCTAGAGGGATTAAATTGGCTGCGTTTCTCATGGGCACAGGGCACAGACACCATTCTCGCTGATGAAATGGGGCTGGGAAAAACCGTTCAGACCGCAGTATTCTTGTATTCTCTTTATAAAGAG GGTCACTCCAAAGGTCCATTCTTGGTCAGTGCCCCACTCTCCACCATCATTAACTGGGAGCGAGAGTTTGAAATGTGGGCCCCTGACATGTATGTTGTCACATATGTCGGAGACAAGGACAGCCGTGCGGTCATTCGGGAGAACGAGTTTTCGTTTGAAGACAATGCCATCCGTGGCGGCAAGAAAGCCTCACGTATGAAG AAAGAGGCATCGGTGAAGTTTCATGTGCTGCTCACTTCCTACGAACTTATTACCATCGACATGGCTGTCCTGGGATCCATAGACTGGGCCTGTCTGGTGGTTGATGAAGCTCATCGTCTGAAAAACAACCAGTCCAAA TTTTTCAGAGTCCTGAATGGATACAGTCTTCAGCACAAGCTGCTCCTGACCGGAACCCCTCTGCAAAACAATCTCGAGGAATTGTTCCACTTGCTCAATTTCTTGACTCCAGAGCGATTCAA TAACCTGGAGGGTTTCTTGGAGGAATTTGCAGACATTGCGAAGGAAGATCAAATCAAGAAGCTCCACGACATGTTGGGTCCTCACATGCTGAGAAGATTGAAGGCTGATGTCTTCAAGAACATGCCTTCGAAGACTGAGCTGATTGTCCGTGTGGAGCTTAGCCCCATGCAGAA GAAATATTACAAGTTCATCCTCACTAGAAACTTTGAAGCTCTAAACACTCGAGGAGGTGGCAACCAAGTGTCTCTGCTCAATGTGGTGATGGACCTCAAGAAATGCTGCAACCACCCATATCTCTTCCCAGTAGCTGCTATG gaaGCACCCAAGATGCCCAATGGAATGTATGATGGTAGCGCCCTCATCAGAGGAGCCGGgaagttactgctgctgcagaagaTGTTGAGGAAGCTGAAGGATGATGgacacagagtgctcatcttctcccaG ATGACCAAGATGTTAGACTTGTTGGAAGACTTCCTTGAGCATGAGGGGTATAAATATGAGCGAATAGATGGAGGAATTACTGGAAACATGCGACAAGAGGCCATTGATCGATTTAATG CTCCTGGTGCCCAGCAGTTCTGTTTCCTCCTGTCCACCCGTGCTGGAGGTTTGGGAATTAATCTGGCCACAGCAGACACTGTGATCATTTATGACTCTGATTGGAATCCTCACAACGATATTCAG GCTTTCAGCAGAGCTCACCGTATTGGACAAAACAAAAAGGTCATGATCTACCGGTTTGTGACTCGCGCCTCGGTAGAAGAGAGGATCACTCAGGTAGCCAAAAAGAAGATGATGCTCACTCATTTAGTCGTACGACCGGGTCTCGGCTCCAAAACCGGCTCCATGTCGAAGCAGGAACTGGACGACATCCTGAAGTTTGGTACTGAAGAGCTTTTCAAGGATGAAGCCACAGAAG GTGGTGAAAACAAGGAGGGTGAGGACATCAGCGTCATTCACTATGATGACAAAGCCATATCTAGACTGCTTGACAGGAACCAGGATGAGATAGAAGACACCGAAATACAAGGAATGAATGAGTATCTGAGTTCCTTTAAAGTGGCGCAATACGTTGTCCGAGAGGAAGAGATGGCA GATGAAGAGGAGGTAGTTCGTGAGATCATCAAGCAGGAGGAGAGCGTGGATCCCGACTACTGGGAGAAGCTTCTCCGACACCACTACGAGCAACAACAGGAAGACTTGGCTCGGAATCTGGGTAAAGGAAAGAGAATTCGTAAGCAAGTTAACTACAATGATGGCAGCCAAGAGGACAGAG ACTGGCAGGATGATCAGTCCGATAACCAATCGGATTATTCTGTGGCGTCCGAAGAAGGAGATGAAGATTTCGATGAGCGCTCAGAGG CAGCTCGTCGGCCTAACAGAAAAGGTTTGCGGAACGATAAGGATAAACCTCTTCCACCGCTCCTGGCTCGTGTTGGAGGCAACATTGAG GTACTAGGTTTCAATGCCCGGCAGCGAAAGGCTTTCCTGAACGCCATTATGCGTTATGGCATGCCACCGCAGGATGCTTTCACTACCCAATGGCTCGTCAGAGATCTGCGCGGGAAGTCAGAGAAGGAATTTAA GGCATATGTGTCACTGTTCATGCGTCATCTGTGTGAGCCAGGAGCAGATGGAGCGGAAACCTTTGCAGATGGAGTCCCGAGAGAAGGTCTCTCTCGCCAGCATGTATTAACAAGAATTGGTGTAATGTCTCTCATTCGTAAGAAG GTTCAAGAATTTGAGCACGTTAATGGGCGCTGGAGTATGCCGGAACTTGCCGAGTCCGAGGAGAACAAGAAAACCTCTCCAATCGACTCTCCCTCTCCCAAAACTCCCACCCCATCAACGCCAGGAGACACGCAGCCTAATACCCCAGCTCCACCTGTAGCAAATG AAGAGGGTGTGAAACCTGAAGAGGGGGCCAtaaaggaggaaagtgcagaacctGAAGTGAAAGCTCCTGAGGAAAACAGTGAG AGCACCCCACCGGTACCAGAGACCCGTTCTCCTCCGGCCGCTCAGACGGAGGTGAAGCCAGAGGAGGCTGAGACTCCGGCTCCGGAGAAGCCTCCAGCTCCGGAGAAGCCTCCAGCAGTGGAACCCGTGGAGCCTGAACCGAAAG CAGAGCCAGAGAAAGTGGATGAAGTGATCACTGTTGATGACAAGAAAG ATGAGGAGAAGCCAGTTGCATTACAGAATGGAGAAACGCCTAAAGAAGCCACAGAGGAGAAGATTAGGAAAGCTGCAGCCACTAAGCAAAGATTCATGTTCAACATCGCAGATGGTGGCTTCACAG AGCTCCATTCCTTATGGCAGAACGAAGAGAGAGCCGCAACCGTTACCAAGAAGACGTACGAGATCTGGCACCGAAGGCACGATTACTGGCTGTTGTCCGGTATTATAAA CCATGGCTATGCACGCTGGCAGGACATCCAGAACGACGTGCGATACGCCATCCTCAACGAACCCTTCAAAGGTGAAGTAAATCGGGGCAACTTCCTGGAGATCAAAAACAAGTTTCTAGCCCGGCGGTTTAAA CTTCTTGAACAGGCACTTGTCATAGAGGAGCAGCTGAGACGAGCTGCGTATCTCAACATGTCCGAAGATCCCTCCCACCCATCCATGGCTCTGAATACGAGGTTCGCAGAGGTGGAGTGTTTGGCAGAAAGTCACCAGCACTTATCTAAAGAGTCTATGGCGGGGAACAAGCCAGCAAATGCCGTTCTACACAAAGGTA tacttaagcagttggaagaactgTTGAGTGATATGAAGGCAGATGTTACCCGACTCCCAGCTACCATTGCCCGAATTCCTCCCGTGGCTGTCCGACTGCAAATGTCAGAGCGGAACATTTTGAGCCGACTGGCAAGCCGAGGCGGAGAACCCCAACCCCAGCAG CAGATGGCTCAGCAATAA